The Nerophis lumbriciformis linkage group LG15, RoL_Nlum_v2.1, whole genome shotgun sequence genome window below encodes:
- the LOC133615764 gene encoding telomere repeats-binding bouquet formation protein 2-like, producing the protein MFANKKAWFSDSVSPTFREFWLLECGILTGWRTADYLFSEDATHPDTLRIFRSEAYLWEKVTVFHSFFLNACQKRKSIKSVSIGHYVLPPVPVQDAVRNVIGRFIWEYEEDQPGARESFTIRAEAKCGIDRCVCI; encoded by the exons ATGTTCGCAAATAAGAAGGCTTGGTTTTCGGATAGTGTGTCACCAACTTTTCGCGAATTCTGGC TATTGGAGTGTGGAATACTTACAGGGTGGAGAACAGCAGACTATCTTTTCAGTGAAGATGCTACACACCCTGATACACTCAG GATTTTTAGGAGTGAGGCTTACCTGTGGGAGAAGGTTACTGTTTTTCACAGCTTTTTCCTGAATGCATGTCAGAAGCGAAAGAGTATAAAGTCGGTCAGCATCGGTCACTATGTGCTGCCTCCTGTCCCAGTGCAGGATG CAGTGAGAAACGTGATTGGGAGGTTTATTTGGGAGTATGAAGAGGACCAGCCAGGCGCACGG GAAAGTTTTACCATCCGGGCAGAAGCAAAGTGTGGCATTGACAGGTGTGTTTGCATATGA